The Deinococcus puniceus genome segment CGCGGGCCACCATCAGGACAGAGGGCGCGGCGGCAGGCTGACCGGGCGTTCGCACGGCACTCAGACGCACTTCCAGCCGAATCGGATGATCGGTGCCGCCTACCTCGATTTCGGCGCGGCCCCCCACAGCACGCACGCGGGCGGCGTCCAGCGCGGCGTGCAAGGCGGGGCGGGTGGCGGGGGTCGCCAACATCAGCAGCGGTTGCCCGGTCAGTGGCCCCAGCAGCGGCCCCAACAGCGCAGTGCTGGCGGGGTTGGCATAGGTAATCACGCCGCCCTCATCGGCAGACAGGATCAGGTCGTGTGCGCCCTCCGCGAGTTGACGATACCGGGCTTCCTCGCGGGCCAGTGCCGACAGCAATCGCTCGCGGGTGAGGGTGAGGGCAATCTGGTCGGCCACGCTGCGGGCGAGTTGCAGCACCCGGTCACTGGGCGGGTCGGTGCCGGGGTCGTCAGCGTACAGGAAACCTAGCACGTCGTCTCCACTCCTCAGGGGCACGATCAGGGCGCTCCCGGCCACTGGCAGGGCGTATTTGCGGGTCAGCGGGCGCGGCCCCCGGCCCAATTGCGCGGTCAGGCCCGCCAAATCTGCGTCGTTGGGCGAGTGCAGGTTGAAGGCGGCGCAGCGGCTGATGCTTCCGGCCTCGCTGGTCAGGGCGATCAGGCCGCGTGTGGCATTCATCGCCAGCACCGACAGGCGCACCGCTTCGGTCAGGGCCGCGTCCGATTGGTCTTCGGCCAGCAAGCGGCCTACGTTCAGCAGCACGGCGGCTTCGCGCTCGCGGCGCAGTTCTTCCTCGTACAGGCGGGCGTTGGCAATGGCGAGGCTGGCCTGCGCGGCAAACACCTCGGCCAGCGCCAGATCGTCGGCGTCCAGCGGCAACGGTTCGCGGAAATACAGCGTGAGAGCGCCGAAAATGCCCGCCCCCGTTTGCAGCGGCAAACCCACCACGCCCCGAAACGGGTACGCGCCCTGCGCCAAGAGTTGCCGGGTGTAGCGGCTGCCTCCGCCGAGGCCACCGGTAATCGCGCCCTCGCTTTGGGGATCGGCGTGGTCACGGGGCAAGTCGCGGGCGGCCACCATCGCGCGGCGCTCTACCGCTCCGCCCGTGACGCCCGCCCCCACTTTGGCCCTCACCCGCAACACGTATTCGCTGGGCAGGCCCACAGCATTACGGATAATCAGCGTTCGTCCATCGGGCAACAGTTCCGACACGCCCGCAGCGTCGGCGCGGAACAGGGTCACAGCCCGCTCCAGCAGTTGCGCCAGAGTGTCGGCCAGATGCAGGCTGCCCGCCAATGCCGCGCCCGCTTCACGCAGGGCCTCAGCGGCTTCGCGCTTGCGGGTTTCTATGCCGTACAGGCGGGCATTGTCTATGGCGAGGCTGGCTTGCTCAGCCAGCGCCAGCACCAATCGGGCGTCGTCTTCGCTGGCACTGGCTCCCGGCGTGCGGCTGTCTACATACAAGAGTCCCAAGGGCCGCCCCCGCGCCGTCAGGGGGGCAATCACCGCCGCCACCGGGTTCAGTTCGGCCAGCCCTGCGGCGAGGGGTGTGCCCGCATCCCGCCCGCGCTCGAAGCGGATGGCCTCGCCGCGCTGCACCAGCCGCTCAAAGCTGACCGGGCCGACGCCGATGCCGCCCGAAAACTCGCCCTCGAACCCGTGCGTAAAAATCTCTCCGGTGCGTGCGCCCGCTTCCCCAAATTCGCTGAACAGGCCCACGAAGGCCCGCCCGAACCCAAGGGCCAACGCCGCGCTGCGGGCCGTGACGGTCAGGACTTCCGGCAAATCGAGGCTTCCGCCGAGACTGCGAACCAACCCTTCCACCGTTTCGGCCACGCGCCCTCGCCCGCGCCGAGCTTCCCGTGCCTGCACGCCCTCCAGCGCCAGTGCCAGCAACGGCGTCAGCCCCAGCAAACTCTCCACGCCCGCCGGGTCAGCGCCCACGAATTCCAGCACCCCCGCGCCAAAGGGCAGGCAGGCCAACATGCCTTCTTCCAGCACCACGCCCGCTGCCAAAGCCCGCGCTGCAAGGGTTCCGTCGCTGAGGGCCAGCCCGCGCCCCTCCTCGGCCACAGGCACCAGCGAGCCGCCCGACACCGCCCACACCCGCACGCCGTGTGCCCGCACCGTGCGGCAGGCGTACTCGGCCAGCGCCGCGCCGTAAGTTTGCACGTCCAGCGCGGCACTGAGGCTGGGCGGAAAGGCAGGCAGCGGGTGAGAAGACGGCGGGGCAACAGTCATGATTGGGCCTAGTTTAGGACGCATGACCAGTCAAACCATCGTGCCTGAGTTATATGTGTCTGACCTGACCCGCAGCTTGGCGTTTTATACCTATGTCATCGGCTTTGGCGTGCGCTACACCCGCCCAGTGGAACGCTTTGTATACCTCGAATTGGGCGGGGCAGAATTGATGCTAGAGCAGCCCACCCTGCCAGAACGCACTTTTTTAGCGGGCGAATTGGTCTTTCCGTATGGCCGGGGCATCAATTTATCGGTGCCTGTGCCAGATGTAGACGCCGTATATGGGCGGGTCAAGCAGGCCAACGCCTCCATTTTGCTGCCCATAGAGGAACGCTGGTATCGACAGGACGGCCAAGAAGCGGGCAACCGTCAATTCGTGGTGGCTGATCCAGACGGCTACCTGTTACGGATAGTGCAGAGCCTCGGCCAGCGCCCCATTTTTGCCTCAGGCTGAACTCCTCCTGAGTGCGTCCTCATCTGTTCATGAGAAAGGCGGGGTAGGATTTCTCATATGTTTGACCGAGATGACCGTCATTTTCCCGTAAAACGCCTCCTGCTGCTGGGCGCACTGATTGGCGCGGGCGCGTACTACCTGAGTCGCGAACAGAACCGCAAGGCACTGGATCAGAAACTGGCCGACTTGGGCCTGAAAGACACCGTGCATGACATGGGCGACAGCGTGGCCAAAGGCTGGGAGAAGACCAAAGACGCCGCCCAGCACGCAGGCGACGTGATTGCCGATAAAGCTGGCGATGT includes the following:
- a CDS encoding bleomycin resistance protein, whose amino-acid sequence is MTSQTIVPELYVSDLTRSLAFYTYVIGFGVRYTRPVERFVYLELGGAELMLEQPTLPERTFLAGELVFPYGRGINLSVPVPDVDAVYGRVKQANASILLPIEERWYRQDGQEAGNRQFVVADPDGYLLRIVQSLGQRPIFASG
- a CDS encoding sensor histidine kinase; the encoded protein is MTVAPPSSHPLPAFPPSLSAALDVQTYGAALAEYACRTVRAHGVRVWAVSGGSLVPVAEEGRGLALSDGTLAARALAAGVVLEEGMLACLPFGAGVLEFVGADPAGVESLLGLTPLLALALEGVQAREARRGRGRVAETVEGLVRSLGGSLDLPEVLTVTARSAALALGFGRAFVGLFSEFGEAGARTGEIFTHGFEGEFSGGIGVGPVSFERLVQRGEAIRFERGRDAGTPLAAGLAELNPVAAVIAPLTARGRPLGLLYVDSRTPGASASEDDARLVLALAEQASLAIDNARLYGIETRKREAAEALREAGAALAGSLHLADTLAQLLERAVTLFRADAAGVSELLPDGRTLIIRNAVGLPSEYVLRVRAKVGAGVTGGAVERRAMVAARDLPRDHADPQSEGAITGGLGGGSRYTRQLLAQGAYPFRGVVGLPLQTGAGIFGALTLYFREPLPLDADDLALAEVFAAQASLAIANARLYEEELRREREAAVLLNVGRLLAEDQSDAALTEAVRLSVLAMNATRGLIALTSEAGSISRCAAFNLHSPNDADLAGLTAQLGRGPRPLTRKYALPVAGSALIVPLRSGDDVLGFLYADDPGTDPPSDRVLQLARSVADQIALTLTRERLLSALAREEARYRQLAEGAHDLILSADEGGVITYANPASTALLGPLLGPLTGQPLLMLATPATRPALHAALDAARVRAVGGRAEIEVGGTDHPIRLEVRLSAVRTPGQPAAAPSVLMVARDLSELQTLADEITRRGQALEAATSRQSELRTYLTLFTQAQEEERRRISRELHDDTAQVLTATTRRVARLARDLTGEQRARADDIRADLDNAIESVRRFARNLRPSVLDDLGLLPALEWLATQAVTDTRLEVAGQDRRLPPTIELTVFRLAQEALNNVDKHARALSAAIRVQYTPEGVRVAITDDGQGFTPDQAQARAQAGHLGLIGLRERVALAGGELDVESVPGQGTTLVFTLPG